One region of Candidatus Poribacteria bacterium genomic DNA includes:
- a CDS encoding leucine-rich repeat domain-containing protein yields the protein MKTKRFNRKSIVFLFAIAVFFCGVQSLSFGQTLTASTPAPLTETTLHGSVVTLTLQGASFGRHVLPSSLLFSGIWGVSAGHTGTGNIERLSDTEIRVRLEFSGDFDRDGTLTIEVLYGFHRSATTELPVTATMESITVTRPASLTEATLHNSTVTLTLQGRTFKENIGSSDVSVSGISGVRVGDVKYLSDTQIRVRLEFNGVLDRDDTLTFTVSDSGIKNYSGSNLTDEIRVTATTESLTATTSAPLTEATLDNSTVILTLRGRTFEDSEWHLETFYLKISGISRVSVGNVRLLSNTEAEVTLKFTGNLSSDGTLTFRVSDSGIKNYNGSELTATLPVSATVETQTPVAPTPQPNVVSTPQPQVVTTPQPTVVYIPDANLRAAIQQEIGNTLTTNTMLNLTTLNHAYNSGIRDLTGLEHARNLRSLNIWSNNISDISPLAGLTQLTYLNIRDNNISDVSPLTRLTQLTTLIIYDNNISDISALAGLTQLTDSELQSNNISDVSPLARLTQLTTLNLWDNNISDISALAGLTQLTTLNLSGNNISDVSPLVGLTQLEGLYLSGNNISDISPLVGLTRLTNLGLRINPLNAAAINTHIPAIQARGTNVLFDNRAPATPQPPVVTTPQPPVVTTPQPTVVTIPDVNLRRAIQQRIGNTITTNTLLNLTDLIASGGIRDLTGLQHATNLTSLYLRGNGNNIRDISALSGLTQLTDLELWNSNTSDISALSGLTQLTILELYGNNISDISALSGLTRLTD from the coding sequence ATGAAGACCAAACGATTCAATAGAAAGTCCATCGTTTTCCTATTCGCGATAGCAGTATTTTTTTGTGGTGTCCAAAGTTTGAGTTTTGGGCAAACCTTAACCGCCTCAACACCGGCACCCTTGACAGAGACAACACTACATGGGAGCGTGGTGACACTCACGCTCCAAGGAGCGTCGTTCGGGCGTCATGTCTTACCTTCCAGTCTGTTATTCTCTGGCATTTGGGGTGTTAGTGCTGGCCATACAGGTACTGGCAATATAGAACGCCTAAGCGATACAGAGATAAGGGTGCGATTGGAATTCAGTGGAGACTTCGACCGGGATGGAACGCTTACCATCGAGGTCCTGTACGGATTCCACAGATCAGCCACCACAGAACTACCTGTCACAGCGACTATGGAGTCGATCACCGTAACTAGACCAGCATCTTTAACAGAGGCGACCCTCCACAATAGCACGGTGACACTCACACTCCAAGGACGGACATTCAAAGAGAATATCGGAAGTTCCGACGTGTCAGTCTCTGGGATTTCAGGGGTCAGGGTTGGTGACGTAAAATACCTAAGCGACACGCAGATAAGGGTGCGATTGGAATTCAACGGTGTCCTCGACCGCGATGACACACTTACCTTCACGGTAAGTGATTCGGGCATCAAAAACTACAGTGGCTCTAACCTCACAGATGAGATACGCGTCACAGCGACTACGGAATCGCTCACCGCTACCACATCGGCCCCCTTGACAGAGGCAACGTTGGACAATAGCACGGTGATACTCACACTCCGAGGACGGACGTTCGAGGATAGTGAGTGGCATCTTGAAACTTTCTACCTGAAGATCTCCGGTATTTCGAGGGTCAGCGTTGGCAATGTAAGACTCCTAAGTAACACGGAAGCAGAAGTGACACTAAAATTTACTGGTAACCTCAGCAGCGATGGAACGCTCACCTTCAGGGTAAGTGATTCGGGCATCAAAAACTACAACGGGTCCGAACTCACCGCAACACTTCCTGTCTCCGCGACTGTAGAAACACAGACTCCCGTGGCACCCACACCCCAACCGAATGTGGTATCCACGCCCCAGCCGCAGGTTGTAACCACACCCCAACCGACTGTCGTCTACATACCCGATGCGAACTTAAGGGCAGCAATTCAGCAAGAGATTGGCAACACACTCACAACGAACACAATGCTGAATCTCACAACTCTTAATCATGCCTACAACAGCGGGATAAGAGACCTCACTGGACTTGAACACGCCAGAAACCTCAGGTCCTTGAATATTTGGAGCAATAACATCTCGGATATATCACCCCTCGCTGGACTCACACAACTGACGTACTTGAATATTCGCGACAATAACATCTCGGATGTATCACCCCTTACAAGGCTGACACAACTCACCACCTTAATTATTTACGATAATAACATCTCGGATATATCCGCCCTCGCTGGACTCACACAACTCACGGACTCGGAGCTTCAGAGCAACAACATCTCGGATGTATCCCCCCTCGCAAGGCTGACACAACTCACCACCTTGAATCTTTGGGACAATAACATCTCGGATATATCCGCCCTCGCTGGACTCACACAACTCACCACCTTGAATCTTTCGGGCAATAACATCTCGGATGTATCTCCTCTCGTCGGACTCACACAGTTGGAGGGGTTGTATCTTTCGGGCAATAACATCTCGGATATATCGCCTCTCGTGGGACTTACACGATTGACAAACTTGGGCCTTAGGATTAATCCGTTGAATGCCGCTGCGATCAACACCCATATTCCTGCTATCCAAGCAAGAGGCACTAATGTCTTGTTTGACAACCGCGCACCCGCGACACCCCAGCCGCCTGTCGTAACCACACCCCAGCCGCCTGTCGTAACCACACCGCAACCGACTGTCGTAACCATACCCGATGTGAATCTAAGAAGAGCCATTCAGCAAAGGATTGGTAACACAATCACGACCAACACGCTGCTGAATCTCACAGATCTTATTGCTTCCGGTGGGATAAGAGACCTCACTGGGCTTCAACACGCTACAAACCTCACGAGTTTGTATCTTCGCGGCAATGGCAATAACATCAGGGATATTTCCGCACTATCGGGACTCACACAACTGACAGACTTGGAACTTTGGAACAGTAACACTTCAGATATTTCCGCACTATCGGGACTCACACAACTGACCATATTGGAGCTTTACGGCAATAACATTTCAGATATTTCCGCACTATCGGGACTCACACGGCTGACAGACTT
- a CDS encoding leucine-rich repeat domain-containing protein, whose product MLKKCVFFPCVFLCVFVLSTSSTFAQTGSLSLSPSSIESLNVGEQLEFSLNITGGHAVAGYQVTIEFDMSALRYVSSENGDYLAAGAFFVKPKVQGNRLELAATSFGSESQGAGTLAKMTFEVIAVKGSTLTFPAALLSNIQGQTAAPQQLTGAKITMPPTVNIPDPKLAAAIRTELGLPANAVITTATMQGLRELSAPDSGISNLIGLEHATNLQTLNLFLNQISDIRPIAQLKQLQWLSLQRNQVRNLQLLTNLTQLQVLQLSNMFQISDIQPLEKLTNLRELYVAYSQISDIRPITKLKQLQILHLGGNQISNLQPVAELKQLQKLHLWRNQISNLQPLENLTNLQELYLENNQISDIQPLEPLKQLEVLYLRDNQISDVTPLAGLVNLQKLFLAGNPSLRDTSPLADLYDQLIEKDFEIKHVISIPDAALANAIRTQLGLNPGDDITSQALLSLTRLEAKEMGISDLTGLEYATNLQNLHLLDNQINDITPLENLINLQWLSLSINQISNIQPLENLINLQWLFLIVNEINDITPLEKLVNLKSLRLIQNEISDITPLEKLTQLQALDLGSNQISDIQSLENLIQLQGLDLHGNQISNLQSVKNLVKLQSLNLGGNQISNIQPLENLINLQWLSLQNNQISDITPLEKLIQLQNLYLANNQISDVTPLTGLVNLQTLFLARNPSLRDTFPLADLYDQLIEKDFRITGGAIEIPDVALANAIRTQLGLNPGDDITTATMRGLTQLPVNRSSISDLTGLEHATNLQRLVLQVSQISNLQPLENLTQLQELNLIHNQISDITPLAALTNLQRLSLDNNQINDIQPLKNLIQIQGLGLSDNQINDIQPLEKLIQIRSLNLADNQIGNLQPLENLTNLQWIRLDSNQISDITPFEKLINLEWINLQNNQINDIIPLEKLMQIKELFLGNNQISDIQPLEPLKQLEELYLRDNQISDVTPLAGLVNLQTLLLARNPLLRNTSPLADLYDQLIEKDFEITGGAIEIPDVVLANAIRTQLGLNPGDDITTATMRELTQLFAARSGISNLTGLEHATNLQKLELERDQISDITPLENLINLQSLSLRNTGITYITPLKNLMSLQVLYLDDNPIGDIQPLEKLTNLETLGLPGIETSDIQPLEKLTNLETLYLNYNPISNIQPLEKLANLRVLYLDNNQISDIQPLEKLTNLQELYLRDNQISDVTPLAGLVNLQRLLLARNPLLRDTSPLADLYDQLIEKDFEIRGPLGPVLTLAQQVFDKYSEILQREDIQAGLPQVLEGLKDPNIQALLNLQTIALVIANPDILLRFQPDIDPKFITLLKEDAELKATLNDPLVQSLFLDVEAIDELIGLLDSMRDDDLVVVFPDTALANAIRNALGLKLEDDVTSQGLLTLTELNAGYAGISDLTGLEYATNLQELYLEDNQLSGIQPLEKLTNLEVLVLDNNQLSGIQPLENLTNLQMLGLSGNQLSDITSLEKLTNLFLLYLDSNQLSNIQPLENLKQELLELGLRHNQISDVTPLAGLVNLQKLFLSGNPLEDTSPLADLYDQLIEKDFEITKPRLPADVNNDGIVNIGDLVLVSREFGKTEPDPPDADVNGDGIVNIGDLVLVAGAFGTTIAAPILHASALDTFTEAEVSAWLSQAQHLDTTDPISQKGIRFLAQLLAALTPKNTVLLPNYPNPFNPETWIPYHLTAATDVQITIYDATGRVVRRLDLGHQPAGYYTDRSRAAYWDGRNALGEPVASGVYFYTLTAGDFTATRKMLIRK is encoded by the coding sequence ATGTTAAAAAAATGTGTATTTTTCCCATGTGTATTCCTCTGTGTATTTGTGCTATCTACGTCATCCACCTTCGCGCAAACGGGGAGCTTAAGCCTCTCACCCTCTTCTATAGAATCTTTGAATGTAGGTGAGCAATTAGAATTCTCTCTGAACATTACCGGCGGTCACGCCGTAGCAGGATATCAAGTAACCATAGAGTTCGATATGAGTGCCCTGCGATATGTTTCAAGTGAGAATGGAGATTATCTTGCAGCGGGTGCCTTCTTCGTCAAACCGAAGGTTCAGGGAAACCGTCTGGAACTCGCAGCTACGTCTTTCGGCAGCGAGAGTCAAGGCGCAGGAACATTGGCGAAAATGACGTTTGAGGTGATAGCCGTGAAGGGCTCCACACTGACGTTCCCGGCTGCTTTACTTTCAAACATCCAAGGTCAGACAGCGGCACCACAACAGCTCACAGGTGCGAAGATTACAATGCCTCCAACGGTAAACATCCCGGACCCTAAGCTTGCCGCCGCCATCCGCACGGAACTCGGATTGCCCGCAAACGCGGTTATTACAACAGCAACGATGCAGGGACTAAGAGAACTATCTGCTCCCGATAGCGGTATAAGCAATCTCATAGGATTAGAACATGCCACTAATCTACAGACGCTAAATCTGTTTCTCAATCAGATAAGCGATATACGACCCATCGCACAATTGAAACAACTACAATGGCTATCTCTGCAGCGCAATCAGGTACGCAATCTACAACTTCTCACAAATCTGACCCAATTACAGGTGCTACAGCTGAGTAATATGTTTCAGATAAGCGATATACAACCCCTCGAAAAACTGACAAATCTACGAGAGCTATATGTGGCTTACAGTCAGATAAGCGATATACGACCCATCACAAAGTTGAAACAACTACAGATACTACATCTGGGCGGCAATCAGATAAGTAATCTACAACCTGTCGCAGAGTTGAAACAATTACAGAAACTACATCTGTGGCGCAATCAGATAAGCAATCTACAACCCCTCGAAAATTTGACGAATTTACAAGAACTATATCTGGAGAACAATCAGATAAGCGATATACAACCTCTCGAACCGTTGAAGCAGCTAGAGGTACTATATCTGCGGGACAATCAGATAAGTGATGTGACACCCCTTGCAGGGTTGGTGAACCTACAAAAACTCTTCCTCGCAGGGAATCCATCACTACGAGATACCTCTCCCTTAGCCGACTTGTACGACCAACTGATTGAAAAAGATTTTGAGATAAAGCATGTGATATCCATCCCAGACGCTGCGCTTGCCAACGCCATCCGCACACAACTTGGATTAAACCCAGGGGATGACATCACTTCCCAAGCATTACTGAGCCTTACAAGATTAGAAGCTAAAGAAATGGGAATAAGCGACCTTACCGGGTTGGAGTATGCAACCAATCTACAGAATCTACATCTGCTGGACAATCAGATAAACGATATCACTCCCCTCGAAAATTTGATAAATCTACAGTGGCTATCTCTGTCTATCAATCAGATAAGCAATATACAACCCCTTGAAAATTTGATAAATCTACAGTGGCTATTTCTAATTGTTAATGAAATAAACGATATCACTCCCCTCGAAAAATTGGTAAACCTAAAGTCGTTACGTCTGATTCAAAATGAGATAAGCGATATCACTCCCCTCGAAAAATTGACACAACTACAGGCACTAGATCTGGGTTCCAATCAGATAAGTGATATACAATCCCTTGAAAATTTGATACAACTACAGGGACTAGATCTGCATGGAAATCAGATAAGCAATCTACAATCTGTCAAAAACTTGGTAAAACTACAGTCGCTAAATCTGGGCGGCAATCAGATAAGCAATATACAACCCCTTGAAAATTTGATAAATCTACAGTGGCTATCTCTGCAAAATAATCAGATCAGCGATATCACACCTCTCGAAAAGTTGATACAACTACAGAATCTATATCTGGCGAATAATCAAATAAGTGATGTGACCCCACTGACAGGATTGGTGAACCTACAGACCCTCTTCCTTGCTCGGAATCCATCACTACGAGATACCTTTCCCTTAGCCGACTTGTACGACCAACTGATTGAAAAAGATTTCCGGATAACGGGCGGTGCGATAGAGATCCCCGATGTTGCGCTTGCTAACGCCATCCGCACACAACTCGGGTTGAACCCAGGAGACGACATTACAACAGCAACGATGCGGGGACTAACACAACTACCTGTTAACCGGAGCAGTATAAGCGATCTCACAGGGTTAGAGCATGCCACAAACCTACAGAGGCTAGTTCTGCAGGTCAGTCAGATAAGTAACCTACAACCCCTCGAAAACTTGACACAACTACAAGAACTAAATCTGATTCACAATCAGATAAGCGATATCACACCCCTCGCTGCGTTGACGAACCTACAGAGGCTATCTCTGGATAACAATCAGATCAACGATATACAACCCCTCAAAAACTTGATACAAATACAAGGGTTAGGTCTGTCTGATAATCAGATCAACGATATACAACCCCTTGAAAAATTGATACAAATACGGTCGCTAAATCTGGCGGACAATCAGATAGGCAACCTACAACCCCTCGAAAACTTGACGAACCTACAGTGGATACGTCTGGATTCCAATCAGATCAGCGATATCACGCCCTTTGAAAAGTTGATAAACTTAGAGTGGATAAATCTGCAGAACAATCAGATAAACGATATCATTCCCCTCGAAAAGTTGATGCAGATAAAGGAACTATTTCTGGGGAACAATCAGATAAGCGATATACAACCTCTCGAACCGTTGAAGCAGCTAGAGGAACTATATCTGCGGGACAATCAGATAAGTGATGTGACACCCCTTGCAGGATTGGTGAACCTACAGACGCTCCTCCTCGCACGGAATCCACTACTACGAAATACCTCTCCCTTAGCCGACTTGTACGACCAGCTGATTGAAAAAGATTTTGAAATAACGGGCGGTGCGATAGAGATCCCCGATGTTGTGCTTGCTAACGCCATCCGCACACAACTTGGATTAAACCCAGGAGACGACATCACAACAGCAACGATGCGGGAACTAACACAACTATTTGCTGCCAGGAGTGGCATAAGCAATCTCACAGGGTTAGAGCATGCCACAAACCTACAGAAACTGGAGCTGGAGAGAGATCAGATAAGCGACATCACACCCCTTGAAAACTTGATAAATCTACAGTCGCTATCTTTGAGGAATACTGGGATCACTTATATCACACCCCTCAAAAACTTGATGAGTTTACAAGTGCTATATCTGGATGACAATCCGATAGGCGATATACAACCCCTCGAAAAATTGACGAACTTAGAGACGCTGGGTTTGCCTGGCATTGAGACAAGCGATATACAACCCCTCGAAAAATTGACGAACTTAGAGACGCTGTATCTTAATTACAATCCGATAAGCAATATACAACCTCTCGAAAAATTGGCGAACCTACGGGTGCTATATCTGGATAACAATCAGATCAGCGATATACAACCTCTCGAAAAATTGACGAATCTACAGGAACTATATCTGCGGGACAATCAGATAAGTGATGTGACACCCCTTGCAGGATTGGTGAACCTACAGAGGCTCCTCCTCGCACGGAATCCACTACTACGAGATACCTCTCCTTTAGCCGACCTGTACGACCAACTGATTGAAAAAGATTTCGAGATAAGAGGTCCCCTGGGACCAGTACTCACTCTTGCCCAGCAGGTATTTGACAAGTACAGTGAGATACTTCAGCGTGAAGATATTCAAGCGGGTTTGCCACAGGTTCTTGAAGGACTGAAAGATCCAAACATTCAAGCCCTTTTGAACCTTCAAACCATTGCTCTCGTCATCGCAAATCCAGATATTTTACTGAGGTTTCAGCCGGACATAGATCCAAAGTTCATAACACTTCTGAAGGAAGATGCAGAACTTAAAGCAACACTTAATGATCCATTGGTGCAGAGTTTGTTTTTAGATGTAGAGGCGATTGACGAACTCATAGGATTATTGGACAGCATGCGGGACGACGACCTGGTAGTAGTGTTCCCAGATACTGCGCTTGCCAATGCCATCCGCAACGCACTCGGATTGAAGCTAGAGGACGACGTCACTTCCCAAGGACTACTGACACTTACAGAACTAAACGCTGGGTATGCGGGAATAAGCGATCTCACCGGGTTGGAGTATGCCACAAACCTACAAGAACTATATCTGGAGGACAATCAGCTAAGTGGTATACAACCTCTCGAAAAATTGACGAACTTAGAGGTGCTGGTTCTCGATAACAATCAACTAAGTGGTATACAACCTCTCGAAAACTTGACGAACCTACAGATGCTGGGTTTGTCTGGCAATCAGTTAAGCGATATCACCTCCCTTGAGAAGTTGACTAACCTATTTCTCCTATATCTGGATTCCAATCAGCTAAGCAATATACAACCTCTCGAAAACTTGAAGCAGGAATTATTGGAGCTGGGTCTAAGGCATAATCAGATAAGTGATGTCACGCCCCTGGCAGGATTGGTGAACCTACAGAAACTCTTCCTCTCAGGGAATCCATTGGAAGATACTTCTCCCTTAGCCGATTTGTACGACCAACTGATTGAAAAAGATTTCGAGATAACGAAACCGAGACTACCAGCGGATGTGAACAACGATGGCATCGTCAATATTGGGGATTTAGTGTTGGTCAGTCGTGAGTTTGGGAAAACAGAGCCAGATCCGCCTGATGCTGACGTCAACGGCGATGGTATTGTCAACATCGGTGACCTCGTCCTGGTCGCCGGCGCCTTCGGGACTACTATTGCTGCACCCATCTTGCATGCTTCGGCCTTAGATACGTTCACCGAAGCCGAGGTCAGCGCGTGGCTCTCCCAAGCACAACACTTAGATACCACCGATCCCATCTCCCAAAAAGGCATCCGTTTCTTAGCACAACTCTTGGCAGCCTTGACACCTAAAAACACAGTGCTGCTGCCGAACTATCCGAATCCCTTCAACCCGGAGACGTGGATACCCTATCATCTCACTGCCGCAACTGATGTTCAGATAACGATTTATGACGCAACAGGTAGGGTTGTGCGGCGGTTAGATTTAGGGCATCAGCCTGCTGGATATTACACCGATCGTAGTCGTGCCGCCTATTGGGATGGCAGAAACGCACTCGGTGAACCCGTGGCGAGTGGTGTCTATTTCTATACCCTAACGGCAGGCGATTTCACTGCCACGCGCAAGATGTTGATAAGGAAGTAG